TGTGCAGCTTTCCTGGTTCCTGGAGGACAGctctcactgcacacagacCTTGGCTTCTAATATGAACAATATATTATAGCTACAATCAGTATTTTTCACATAGAATTCTGCAAATATAAATTGCTTGAGGCACAATTGTAATCCACTTATTACTGAtctattttaatttagaaaatctTTCAGAACATTCAAATTCTACCATTCTATCTGTCAGTTCCATGAAGCTGTTGAGACATAATCATttgctcattaataaattacaagCTTTTTTAGCATTGTATTTTTATACTATAAGCactattttgaaatattaatttcaaaatggacttaaacttattttttaaaaaattcaaaaatcatGTATTTCAGTGTAGattatatttcataaaaaatacAAGCTAGAATTAGTAAACAATGCATgtacttctcttttttctccagcCCACACTATATCTTCAGTGTTTAGGACAAACTGTTGTCCACTTGGCAGTGAGGCATCATAATAACCCACTGCCTTAAACTGCACTTCTCCATTGAACCCTCGTTGCCAGTTCACCACATCGTACTTTGCAGCTGTTGCACCAGTGCTGTCAAACCACACTTGTTCTCCTAATTTGGTGGTAAAATTGACCCTCTTTAGAGACTCAGCAACCTTCAACGGAAAAGGCAAACAAGTATTTATTTCATGACAACATCAGTAATGAACATAGCCTGCTTTGTTTCTTCTCTGTTACCTGCCATGGTTGTATTGTTTTGTCTTTCTCACAGCTCTCGTTTTCTGTGCATCTCAACAGGCTGTGTAGAGAATATGCCACGGCATAAACTGCATTGTAGATGTTATTGGCATATCTCAATTCTGATATATCTTCATTGTAGTTTTTAAATGGAATTATATCTTCATATTTGTTGCAGTTGATTTCAGTTTGAGAAATGTTTCCCTCTGTATTCAAGCAAGGGAAAGCTGTTTGCCAAAACTCTTTTATAACATAGTCAGCAAAACCACCAATGTTCAATTTTCCCACATCCAATCCAATGGATCCAGCCAATATGTTGTAATTTGCTGGTGTTACTAGATTGACTGCAGTAATCCATCCTTCAACACCAATCATCTGGTAGCCAATGACATTCTTTAAAATAAGATGATCTATTAGAATATTCATATCAATTTGGGCAAGAAATATGATTATTACTTTTGCTGTGCCTTTCTTAATAATATCCGCCACTCTCATGATTTTCTCAGGATCTGACCGGTCAAACTTTTCTGAGTACTCAACACATATTCCCTCCTCTTTGGCTGCATTCAGAAAAATGGCCATTCCATTGTTGCCATAGTCATTATCACTGTTCACAGCTCCCACCCAAGACCAGCCAAAGTGCTTGACCAAATATACCAGTGCTCTACTCTGGTAGTAGTCACTTGCTATGGTCCTGAAGAAAGAGGGATACTCTTTTCTGTTGCTCAAACATTCACATGTGGCAGCATGACTTATCTGAGTAGAGAAGGACAGATAAAAATAGATCCTGTttgattggattttttttctcagagttTTTCCATATTTATTGGCTTTTTAATAAGAGGAAATTACAGATTCACAGAATTACAGAAAAGATAATCTGTGAAAagattatttatgtattatgtgCTCTATAAATGCAGAAGTATGCTTATGTTAACAATCCTGATAACACAGTAAATTGCTCAAAACAAATAGATATCTAGGGTAAACATGCACATCTGATAGcatattaaacataattattacAAGTTTATACTTAACTGCAGACACCTTTTTATAAATTAAGATAATCAGGTTTTTTAAACTATTCAAAagtgattattaattatttaaatcattaatcCTTACCACTGGGATCTTAAAAGGCCCTGTAGTTCTTGTGAGTGCTATAGTAGGAGTAGACTCTGACTCCCCTATGATGGCTTGTACTACTGCTTGACCCGAGCAGGCATCATCTGCTGTTATATCCATACCATTCATCAAAGCCACGGCTGCCTTCATAGATAACAATCTTGACACACAGTTGTCATAAATCCTATAACCAATTGTGATATTTGGGAGCAAGTGGTTGCTTCTGTTGATTTCTTCAATTACAAAAATCATGGTCTGAGCAAAGCGAAATTCTCTGAGGTTAAATctacaaatatacataaaaagaataagaaaatataaatcacACATTTAATACAAAGTCAAAAGTAAAAGAATTCCAATGCAGAAATGCAGTACAGTTTtccttaaaaaatattaaatataattataatatatagtgTTGTGTAAATATAATGCAAATGTGAAATTTTCCACTACAACAAACCTAATGCATATTAAAGGTTGAGGTTTTTCAGTATATGTCAGTGACTGTATCTGTGTACCACTATGTATTGAAAAGATAGCTCCAATTATCGCATCTCCATCTTTAGATAACAGAGGATATTCAGGGTTTTCCAGAATATggcaattttctccctttgcCAGGCTAAGAGAAAGGAGTGGTACAAGGAATAACATCATAATATATGTCCAGTGTGTTTGCAGGCTCAATCCTCAACAGATATGCTCTTCACATATTTATAGACATGCTCTGAGTCTTTTGAGTAAGACTACTTATTCAATTTGGACAAATCAGAGAGGTGGTAAGCATTATGATGTCATTATTGCACAAGATTATAGCTGCACCTATCTGATTTATGTAATTTACTCAACAATTCCCACTCAAATTATTTATGAACACTGTGTTAGGCTTGTGTATGCTGGGCTAACTGCATGTGCTGTCAAACTGCGTGGACAATCTGTTTGCattgttgtatttttgtatgtgtTCACTGACCAGTAGGGGAATAGGTGATACTCCTAGGTCTCTTTGGTGACAGCTAGCAGCCTACATTGTCACTACCCAGACAGTAATTCAATTAAGAAAAAGCCATTTGAGGCCTGGGGCTATTGTACACTGCAAATATTAAACAGGTTGGTAACAAGTCCCTGCCTCATACATCCTCAGCTGCCACCAGCActtgattaattaatttgacCAGCTTATCAAATTAATTGAACAGCAGACCCTTGGCTTTAACTTTTTGACTTTGTGGAGACATTTAGCTTGCCCTaggaggaaaactgctttattttttcaaaacttAAAAgacaaaaggtttccttttggttttcaaggttaaggttagggttagagttaggtgTAGAGTTAGGTGTAGAGGTaggactgggtcagagcatctccaaaacggcaggtcttgtggggtgttcccggtatgcagtggttagtacctaccaaaagtggtgaGTCATGGGTGcacaaggctcattgatgtgcatgagggagcaaaggctagcccatctggtctgatcccacagaagaggtACTGTAgcaaaaaaagttaatgctggctatgatagaaaggtgtcagaacataTGCAtggcagcttgctgcgtatggggatgtgtagccacagaccagtcagagtgcctatgctgacccctgtccactgcctaAAGCAcatacaatgggcacgtgagcatcagaactggaccatggagcattGGAAGAAGGCAGCCTGGTTTGaggaatcacgttttcttttacatcatgtggaggGCCAGATGTGTATGCATTGCTTAGCTTGGGAAGAGAtgacaccaggatgcactatgggaagaaggcaagccggcagaggcaatgtgatgctctgggcactgttctgctgggaaaccttggttCTTGGtattcatgtagatgttactttgacatgtaccctCTACTTAAACATTggtgcagaccaagtacaccccttcatagcAAAGGTATTCACTAATggtagtggcctctttcagcaggataatgcaccctgccactatgaaaattgttcaggaatgatctaagcaacatgacaaagagttcaaggtgttgactatGTCTGCAAATTCCCCAGATCGaaatctgattgagcatctgtgggatgtgctggtcaaacaagtccaatccaatCCATCTCGCAACTTAACGTCTTCGTGCCAGATATCACAGCACACCTCCagaagtcttgtggagtccatgcctcaatgggtcagagctgttttagtggcacaagggggacatACAGAATATTAGGCAGCTGGTGTTAATGTTATGGGtcgttggtgtgtgtgtgtacacacacactatatatatatatatatatatatatatatatatatatatatatatatatatatatatataaaaaaatatatatatatatatatatatatatatatatatgcatatatacagtatatatatatatatatatatatatatatatatatatatatatatgcatatatatatatgaataccACACAtgaaaaaagacaagacaaattTGCACTATGCACACTCCATTCAAACTCCAACTCCATTGCAAATTTCAGTCATTCTAGTGAACACTACTAGAAATATCACAtacaaaaaagaaggaaaaagaaacaaaaaaccccTATAAATCTGTAGCAGCCCATCAATTTCTAGCTGCAGTGATtgtggtagagagagagaacagcagcTAGTGTCTCAAGAAGTTTGGTTCACAGTTTTTAGCCTGTTATCAGTGGTGGGCTGGAGTTACCCTTCTTGACACTGGGAACCTTCCCACATAGCCAGCGGTATTAATTAGCCAGACACTATCACAAAAAGGACAGCAAGTTACTGAAGAGAG
The genomic region above belongs to Pangasianodon hypophthalmus isolate fPanHyp1 chromosome 6, fPanHyp1.pri, whole genome shotgun sequence and contains:
- the LOC113534726 gene encoding extracellular calcium-sensing receptor-like; this translates as MMLFLVPLLSLSLAKGENCHILENPEYPLLSKDGDAIIGAIFSIHSGTQIQSLTYTEKPQPLICIRFNLREFRFAQTMIFVIEEINRSNHLLPNITIGYRIYDNCVSRLLSMKAAVALMNGMDITADDACSGQAVVQAIIGESESTPTIALTRTTGPFKIPVISHAATCECLSNRKEYPSFFRTIASDYYQSRALVYLVKHFGWSWVGAVNSDNDYGNNGMAIFLNAAKEEGICVEYSEKFDRSDPEKIMRVADIIKKGTAKVIIIFLAQIDMNILIDHLILKNVIGYQMIGVEGWITAVNLVTPANYNILAGSIGLDVGKLNIGGFADYVIKEFWQTAFPCLNTEGNISQTEINCNKYEDIIPFKNYNEDISELRYANNIYNAVYAVAYSLHSLLRCTENESCEKDKTIQPWQVAESLKRVNFTTKLGEQVWFDSTGATAAKYDVVNWQRGFNGEVQFKAVGYYDASLPSGQQFVLNTEDIVWAGEKREKPRSVCSESCPPGTRKAAQKGRPVCCYDCIPCAEGEISNQTDSNNCEKCPGEYWSNADRDKCVLKIIEFLSFTEVMGIVLVFFSLFGAALTMLVAILFLIEKDTPIVKANNSELSFLLLFSLTLCFLCSLTFIGRPSQWSCMLRHTAFGITFVLCISCVLGKTVVVLMAFRATLPGSNVMKWFGPLQQRLSVLAFTLIQVLICVLWLTVSPPFPYKNMNYYKERIILECNLGSAIGFWAVLGYIGVLAFLCFVLAFLARKLPDNFNEAKFITFSILIFCAVWITFIPAYVSSPGKFTVAVEIFAILASSFALLFCIFTPKCYIILFKPELNTKKNMMGKMASKSL